In Acidimicrobiales bacterium, the following are encoded in one genomic region:
- a CDS encoding cytochrome P450, with protein sequence MTATGQGTAAFDPFEDGFVDWPYDQYARLRAEDPVHWSPLLEGWVLTRYDDVNTVLRDPTVSVDLDNANPTGVVELQRERIRRNGRGSHTLVLLDDPDHKRLRKLLQRPFAPRPVEGLREMVTARVDRAMAALLPRGEMDVVGDFAYPLPVAVFCEMLGIPDEASPQFRDWTMAVIRNLDPLIDDEEQARCAALTGEMYDYLDDQAELKRQAPAADVMTELVQAEDAGDRLSRDELVAQLVTLYVAGHEPITGLVGNGLLALLRQPEQLALLRARPELLGNAVHELLRYDGPNQFVRRIAVQPLTLGDREISPGDVIYLGIGAANHDPARWPDPDAVDVSRPDAPHHVQFGSGIHACLGTHLARLVSEVALSALLFRLDDIQPAGDPVWSDRMVLRGLQSLPITFRA encoded by the coding sequence ATGACCGCCACCGGTCAGGGCACGGCGGCGTTCGACCCGTTCGAGGACGGCTTCGTCGACTGGCCGTACGATCAGTACGCCCGGCTGCGGGCGGAGGACCCCGTCCACTGGTCGCCCTTGCTCGAGGGCTGGGTGCTCACCCGCTACGACGACGTCAACACGGTGCTGCGCGACCCGACGGTGAGCGTGGATCTCGACAACGCCAACCCCACCGGCGTCGTGGAGCTGCAGCGCGAGCGGATCCGCCGCAACGGGCGGGGCTCCCACACCCTGGTGCTGCTCGACGATCCCGACCACAAGCGGCTGCGCAAGCTGCTGCAGCGGCCGTTCGCGCCCCGGCCGGTGGAGGGGCTGCGCGAGATGGTGACCGCCCGGGTCGACCGGGCCATGGCGGCGCTGCTGCCCCGGGGCGAGATGGACGTCGTCGGCGACTTCGCCTACCCGCTGCCGGTGGCGGTGTTCTGCGAGATGCTCGGCATCCCCGACGAGGCGTCGCCGCAGTTCCGCGACTGGACCATGGCGGTGATCCGGAACCTCGACCCGCTGATCGACGACGAGGAGCAGGCACGCTGCGCCGCGCTGACCGGCGAGATGTACGACTACCTCGACGACCAGGCCGAGCTGAAGCGGCAGGCACCGGCGGCCGACGTGATGACCGAGCTGGTGCAGGCCGAGGACGCCGGCGACCGCCTGAGCCGCGACGAGCTGGTGGCCCAGCTGGTCACCCTGTACGTCGCCGGTCACGAGCCCATCACCGGTCTGGTCGGCAACGGCCTGCTCGCCCTGCTGCGCCAGCCCGAGCAGCTCGCGCTGCTTCGGGCCCGGCCGGAGCTGTTGGGGAACGCGGTCCACGAGCTGCTCCGCTACGACGGGCCCAACCAGTTCGTGCGTCGCATCGCGGTCCAGCCGCTCACCCTCGGCGACCGGGAGATCTCGCCCGGCGACGTCATCTACCTGGGCATCGGTGCGGCCAACCACGACCCGGCGCGCTGGCCCGATCCCGACGCCGTCGACGTCTCCCGCCCCGACGCCCCCCACCACGTGCAGTTCGGCTCCGGCATCCACGCCTGCCTGGGCACCCACCTCGCCCGCCTGGTCTCCGAGGTCGCGCTCAGCGCCCTCCTGTTCCGACTCGACGACATCCAGCCGGCCGGCGACCCGGTCTGGAGCGATCGCATGGTCCTCCGCGGCCTCCAGTCCCTCCCCATCACCTTCCGAGCCTGA
- a CDS encoding amidohydrolase family protein, translating into MDSNDPYLVISSDCHAGLPNAEYRDWLDPEFREAFDVHLAERTRMIELAQRGMLNEEFAKEWEEENAEGLRGGWDASRRDKELDADGVVGEVIFPDADAVSAGASAPFGAGLAAGGETDPALLMAGARAHNRWLAELCATSPERRAGVAVVPIFDVDAAVAEIRRARESGLRGGILIPSMWAPYPPYHDPCYDPVWAVCQELAMPVHVHSGAADKASYGPHVGIYTTEVRWWSARPLHFLIWSGVFERFPGLRFVVTECGAFWAADLLWTMDTVYDREHGSRKLGDQLTAALSRRPSEVFDANCGIGASNTRRRELARRYEIGVANLMWGNDFPHPEGTWPHTREWLRTAFHDIPVDETRAILGGNTAAMYGFDAAALSPLATRIGPTPADLGQTGSDLAKWTDLRAAGRPWLTGVEAVPVVLAEAEADG; encoded by the coding sequence ATGGACAGCAACGACCCCTACCTCGTCATCTCGTCGGACTGCCACGCCGGGCTGCCCAACGCCGAGTACCGCGACTGGCTCGACCCCGAGTTCCGGGAGGCGTTCGACGTCCACCTGGCCGAACGCACCCGCATGATCGAGCTGGCGCAGCGCGGGATGCTCAACGAGGAGTTCGCCAAGGAGTGGGAGGAGGAGAACGCCGAGGGCCTCCGCGGCGGCTGGGACGCGTCCCGGCGGGACAAGGAGCTCGACGCCGACGGCGTGGTGGGCGAGGTCATCTTCCCCGACGCCGACGCGGTGTCGGCCGGGGCCAGCGCGCCCTTCGGCGCGGGTCTGGCAGCCGGCGGCGAGACCGACCCGGCGCTGCTGATGGCCGGTGCCCGGGCGCACAACCGCTGGCTGGCCGAGCTGTGCGCCACGTCGCCCGAGCGGCGGGCCGGGGTGGCGGTCGTGCCGATCTTCGACGTGGACGCCGCGGTGGCCGAGATCCGGCGGGCGCGGGAGTCGGGGCTGCGCGGCGGCATCCTGATCCCGTCGATGTGGGCGCCCTACCCGCCCTACCACGACCCCTGCTACGACCCGGTGTGGGCGGTGTGCCAGGAGCTGGCCATGCCGGTGCACGTGCACTCGGGTGCGGCCGACAAGGCGTCGTACGGTCCGCACGTCGGCATCTACACCACCGAGGTGCGCTGGTGGTCGGCCCGGCCGCTGCACTTCCTCATCTGGTCCGGGGTGTTCGAGCGGTTCCCCGGGCTGCGCTTCGTGGTCACCGAGTGCGGCGCCTTCTGGGCGGCCGACCTGCTGTGGACGATGGACACGGTCTACGACCGCGAGCACGGCTCACGGAAGCTGGGCGACCAGCTCACCGCGGCGCTGTCCCGGCGGCCCAGCGAGGTGTTCGACGCCAACTGCGGCATCGGAGCCTCCAACACCCGCCGCCGCGAGCTCGCCCGCCGCTACGAGATCGGCGTCGCCAACCTCATGTGGGGCAACGACTTCCCCCATCCCGAGGGCACCTGGCCCCACACCCGGGAGTGGCTGCGAACGGCGTTCCACGACATCCCGGTCGACGAGACCCGGGCGATCCTGGGCGGCAACACCGCGGCCATGTACGGCTTCGACGCCGCCGCGCTGAGCCCACTGGCGACGCGGATCGGCCCGACCCCGGCCGACCTGGGCCAGACCGGCAGCGACCTGGCCAAGTGGACCGACCTGCGCGCCGCCGGCCGCCCGTGGCTCACCGGGGTCGAGGCGGTCCCGGTCGTGCTCGCCGAGGCCGAGGCCGACGGATGA
- a CDS encoding nucleotidyl transferase AbiEii/AbiGii toxin family protein has protein sequence MAADKLLALFDRAQARDFVDVAALVGRFGFDGLCDLAKEKDAGFSLAVLREMLGGFARFDQAEFGLDDTAYVQLAHQVRQWRATLSLSDSRSIDPPNQGPGVGL, from the coding sequence TTGGCCGCAGACAAGCTCCTGGCCCTCTTTGACCGAGCACAGGCCCGTGACTTCGTTGACGTGGCGGCATTGGTGGGGCGTTTCGGGTTCGACGGGCTCTGTGACCTGGCCAAAGAGAAAGACGCTGGCTTCTCGCTGGCCGTGTTGCGCGAGATGCTCGGGGGCTTCGCCCGGTTCGACCAAGCCGAGTTCGGGCTCGATGACACGGCCTACGTACAACTGGCGCACCAGGTCCGTCAGTGGCGTGCAACCCTCTCACTGAGCGACTCACGGTCCATCGACCCACCCAACCAGGGCCCCGGCGTCGGTCTCTGA
- a CDS encoding CHRD domain-containing protein — protein sequence MAGAPVRRRTNPSDKEEGPVKRARVKIALAVGAVVAVGVVGLGTVAMASDRGDRETLSGYEEVPALSTPGVGEFRTSISRSKDEIRYELTFSDLESDATQAHIHFENATNNGPIVVFLCSNLGNGPAGTQACPAAGGTISGTIRPVDIGAGAVAQGLAAGEFDEFVRAIRAGATYVNVHSVIRPGGEIRAQLDDEHDGHG from the coding sequence ATGGCCGGTGCGCCCGTCCGACGGCGCACCAACCCCTCCGACAAGGAGGAAGGGCCAGTGAAGAGAGCTCGCGTCAAGATCGCGCTCGCCGTAGGGGCCGTCGTCGCCGTGGGGGTGGTGGGGCTGGGAACGGTCGCCATGGCCTCCGACAGGGGTGACCGGGAAACCCTCAGCGGATACGAGGAGGTGCCGGCCCTCTCCACGCCGGGGGTGGGTGAGTTCCGGACGTCCATCTCGCGGTCGAAGGACGAGATCCGTTACGAGCTGACCTTCAGTGACTTGGAGTCGGATGCGACGCAAGCTCACATCCACTTCGAGAACGCGACCAACAACGGGCCCATCGTCGTGTTCCTCTGCTCGAACCTCGGGAACGGCCCGGCGGGAACACAGGCCTGCCCCGCTGCCGGCGGGACCATCAGCGGCACCATCCGGCCCGTGGACATCGGCGCCGGAGCCGTCGCACAAGGCCTCGCCGCGGGTGAGTTCGACGAGTTCGTGCGCGCCATCCGAGCGGGGGCGACCTACGTGAACGTCCACAGCGTCATCCGTCCGGGCGGCGAGATCCGGGCCCAGCTCGACGACGAGCACGACGGACACGGCTGA